Proteins encoded together in one Benincasa hispida cultivar B227 chromosome 1, ASM972705v1, whole genome shotgun sequence window:
- the LOC120068047 gene encoding uncharacterized protein LOC120068047 isoform X2, with protein MGSSGSKSSSNSLPAPETPSCSGRIRRGRSKGRRVFRSACLGTPSGSHHSDNDDNDSESENKKNAHDYSSANQTAQALDQMKVEGYRRVKAEESVEMPCISSNVELDGWDQAGVAVTAPRAGSTSARVSSLQSLNPSSNFLSRFSFIPGNVSFRISRANSLGSSRSYPVSSTNLSMLNNEDEPHLSDRPARGMGGQDETQQGRDLLPASLASETHTQCYGDSPANFRLNTQPSGLSDNLQDNQSVSSTHDMAGACDNSRVGPDGDLSHPRTLPENESSEIRQSDRRTGSREPVDRNFRFSRTLSVGRLRDRVLRRSSLSDFTFCPPQQEGDERDASHSGDDQHVWTAETRALASEDNVMTSPTTSGFPASSLSSSLFSTQDFEVETTRPREARYHDLLEHRSNFLERRRRIRSQVRALQRLGSRFENLSGHERSCILSGQHRTGHCTCRINNRDTNTNDNTSARASISRIVMLAEALFEQSVVLSSRPASSIGSLPAPNDVVDSLPVKFYSKLQKHQSEEAAQCYICLVEYEEGDSMRVLPCLHEFHAACVDKWLKEIHRVCPLCRGDICSRSDALSDDIK; from the exons ATGGGATCCAGTGGAAGTAAATCGTCGAGTAATTCGCTGCCGGCGCCGGAGACTCCCTCGTGTTCTGGCAGAATCCGGAGGGGGAGATCCAAAGGCCGGAGAGTTTTTCGGTCTGCTTGCCTCGGTACCCCCTCTGGATCGCACCACAGCGACAATGACGATAAT GATTCTGAAAGTGAGAACAAAAAGAATGCTCACGATTATTCATCTGCAAATCAGACTGCTCAAGCATTAGATCAGATGAAAGTTGAGGGTTACAGAAGGGTTAAAGCTGAGGAATCTGTTGAAATGCCTTGCATATCATCGAACGTTGAGCTGGATGGATGGGATCAAGCAGGTGTTGCTGTTACAGCCCCCAGAGCTGGAAGTACCTCTGCTCGTGTATCTTCCCTGCAATCGTTGAACCCTTCGAGTAACTTCCTTTCTCGCTTTAGTTTCATTCCTGGTAATGTAAGCTTCAGAATTAGTAGAGCAAACAGTTTAGGATCATCTAGATCTTATCCTGTGTCTTCAACAAATCTCTCAATGTTGAATAATGAAGACGAGCCTCATTTATCAGATAGGCCCGCTAGAGGCATGGGTGGTCAAGATGAAACTCAGCAAGGTAGGGACTTGCTTCCTGCATCACTAGCTAGTGAAACTCATACTCAGTGTTATGGAGATAGTCCTGCTAATTTTAGGTTAAATACACAACCTTCTGGTCTTTCTGATAACTTACAAGACAATCAGTCAGTTTCTTCTACCCATGACATGGCTGGTGCTTGCGATAATTCTAGAGTAGGGCCAGATGGAGACCTTTCCCATCCTCGAACTCTACCTGAAAATGAAAGCAGTGAGATTAGACAATCAGATAGACGGACTGGATCTAGGGAACCGGTTGACCGCAATTTTCGTTTCAGTCGGACACTTAGTGTTGGAAGACTCCGCGATAGAGTTCTTCGTAGATCATCGTTATCTGACTTCACATTTTGTCCTCCTCAACAAGAGGGAGATGAGAGAGATGCAAGTCACAGTGGCGATGACCAACATGTATGGACTGCCGAGACAAGGGCTTTGGCATCTGAAGATAATGTTATGACCTCGCCAACAACATCAGGTTTTCCAGCTTCTAGTCTATCCAGTTCCCTGTTCAGCACCCAAGATTTTGAAGTGGAAACTACCCGACCTAGAGAAGCTAGATATCATGATTTGCTGGAACATAGGTCAAATTTCCTCGAACGTAGAAGAAGAATACGGTCCCAG GTTCGTGCCCTACAGCGGCTGGGAAGTCGCTTTGAGAACCTATCTGGGCATGAGAGATCATGTATATTATCCGGTCAACATAGAACCGGGCATTGTACTTGTCGTATCAATAATCGTGACACAAATACGAACGATAACACCAGTGCTAGAGCCAGTATATCAAGAATTGTAATGTTAGCTGAAGCCTTATTTGAG CAATCTGTAGTTTTATCCTCCCGCCCCGCATCTTCTATTGGCTCTCTGCCTGCACCAAACGATGTTGTAGATTCTTTGCCGGTTAAATTTTATTCCAAGTTGCAAAAGCATCAAAGCGAGGAAGCTGCCCA ATGCTACATATGCCTGGTCGAGTACGAGGAAGGAGATAGCATGAGAGTGTTGCCTTGCCTTCATGAGTTTCACGCAGCATGTGTTGACAAGTGGCTGAAGGAGATCCACAG GGTATGTCCACTCTGTCGAGGGGATATATGCAGCAGATCTGATGCGTTATCAGACGACATCAAGTGA
- the LOC120068047 gene encoding uncharacterized protein LOC120068047 isoform X3, protein MGSSGSKSSSNSLPAPETPSCSGRIRRGRSKGRRVFRSACLGTPSGSHHSDNDDNDSESENKKNAHDYSSANQTAQALDQMKVEGYRRVKAEESVEMPCISSNVELDGWDQAGVAVTAPRAGSTSARVSSLQSLNPSSNFLSRFSFIPGNVSFRISRANSLGSSRSYPVSSTNLSMLNNEDEPHLSDRPARGMGGQDETQQGRDLLPASLASETHTQCYGDSPANFRLNTQPSGLSDNLQDNQSVSSTHDMAGACDNSRVGPDGDLSHPRTLPENESSEIRQSDRRTGSREPVDRNFRFSRTLSVGRLRDRVLRRSSLSDFTFCPPQQEGDERDASHSGDDQHVWTAETRALASEDNVMTSPTTSGFPASSLSSSLFSTQDFEVETTRPREARYHDLLEHRSNFLERRRRIRSQVRALQRLGSRFENLSGHERSCILSGQHRTGHCTCRINNRDTNTNDNTSARASISRIVMLAEALFEVLDEIHQQSVVLSSRPASSIGSLPAPNDVVDSLPVKFYSKLQKHQSEEAAQTFLPLIFI, encoded by the exons ATGGGATCCAGTGGAAGTAAATCGTCGAGTAATTCGCTGCCGGCGCCGGAGACTCCCTCGTGTTCTGGCAGAATCCGGAGGGGGAGATCCAAAGGCCGGAGAGTTTTTCGGTCTGCTTGCCTCGGTACCCCCTCTGGATCGCACCACAGCGACAATGACGATAAT GATTCTGAAAGTGAGAACAAAAAGAATGCTCACGATTATTCATCTGCAAATCAGACTGCTCAAGCATTAGATCAGATGAAAGTTGAGGGTTACAGAAGGGTTAAAGCTGAGGAATCTGTTGAAATGCCTTGCATATCATCGAACGTTGAGCTGGATGGATGGGATCAAGCAGGTGTTGCTGTTACAGCCCCCAGAGCTGGAAGTACCTCTGCTCGTGTATCTTCCCTGCAATCGTTGAACCCTTCGAGTAACTTCCTTTCTCGCTTTAGTTTCATTCCTGGTAATGTAAGCTTCAGAATTAGTAGAGCAAACAGTTTAGGATCATCTAGATCTTATCCTGTGTCTTCAACAAATCTCTCAATGTTGAATAATGAAGACGAGCCTCATTTATCAGATAGGCCCGCTAGAGGCATGGGTGGTCAAGATGAAACTCAGCAAGGTAGGGACTTGCTTCCTGCATCACTAGCTAGTGAAACTCATACTCAGTGTTATGGAGATAGTCCTGCTAATTTTAGGTTAAATACACAACCTTCTGGTCTTTCTGATAACTTACAAGACAATCAGTCAGTTTCTTCTACCCATGACATGGCTGGTGCTTGCGATAATTCTAGAGTAGGGCCAGATGGAGACCTTTCCCATCCTCGAACTCTACCTGAAAATGAAAGCAGTGAGATTAGACAATCAGATAGACGGACTGGATCTAGGGAACCGGTTGACCGCAATTTTCGTTTCAGTCGGACACTTAGTGTTGGAAGACTCCGCGATAGAGTTCTTCGTAGATCATCGTTATCTGACTTCACATTTTGTCCTCCTCAACAAGAGGGAGATGAGAGAGATGCAAGTCACAGTGGCGATGACCAACATGTATGGACTGCCGAGACAAGGGCTTTGGCATCTGAAGATAATGTTATGACCTCGCCAACAACATCAGGTTTTCCAGCTTCTAGTCTATCCAGTTCCCTGTTCAGCACCCAAGATTTTGAAGTGGAAACTACCCGACCTAGAGAAGCTAGATATCATGATTTGCTGGAACATAGGTCAAATTTCCTCGAACGTAGAAGAAGAATACGGTCCCAG GTTCGTGCCCTACAGCGGCTGGGAAGTCGCTTTGAGAACCTATCTGGGCATGAGAGATCATGTATATTATCCGGTCAACATAGAACCGGGCATTGTACTTGTCGTATCAATAATCGTGACACAAATACGAACGATAACACCAGTGCTAGAGCCAGTATATCAAGAATTGTAATGTTAGCTGAAGCCTTATTTGAG GTTCTGGATGAAATTCACCAGCAATCTGTAGTTTTATCCTCCCGCCCCGCATCTTCTATTGGCTCTCTGCCTGCACCAAACGATGTTGTAGATTCTTTGCCGGTTAAATTTTATTCCAAGTTGCAAAAGCATCAAAGCGAGGAAGCTGCCCA GACATTCTTACCACTTATATTCATTTGA
- the LOC120068047 gene encoding uncharacterized protein LOC120068047 isoform X1, with protein MGSSGSKSSSNSLPAPETPSCSGRIRRGRSKGRRVFRSACLGTPSGSHHSDNDDNDSESENKKNAHDYSSANQTAQALDQMKVEGYRRVKAEESVEMPCISSNVELDGWDQAGVAVTAPRAGSTSARVSSLQSLNPSSNFLSRFSFIPGNVSFRISRANSLGSSRSYPVSSTNLSMLNNEDEPHLSDRPARGMGGQDETQQGRDLLPASLASETHTQCYGDSPANFRLNTQPSGLSDNLQDNQSVSSTHDMAGACDNSRVGPDGDLSHPRTLPENESSEIRQSDRRTGSREPVDRNFRFSRTLSVGRLRDRVLRRSSLSDFTFCPPQQEGDERDASHSGDDQHVWTAETRALASEDNVMTSPTTSGFPASSLSSSLFSTQDFEVETTRPREARYHDLLEHRSNFLERRRRIRSQVRALQRLGSRFENLSGHERSCILSGQHRTGHCTCRINNRDTNTNDNTSARASISRIVMLAEALFEVLDEIHQQSVVLSSRPASSIGSLPAPNDVVDSLPVKFYSKLQKHQSEEAAQCYICLVEYEEGDSMRVLPCLHEFHAACVDKWLKEIHRVCPLCRGDICSRSDALSDDIK; from the exons ATGGGATCCAGTGGAAGTAAATCGTCGAGTAATTCGCTGCCGGCGCCGGAGACTCCCTCGTGTTCTGGCAGAATCCGGAGGGGGAGATCCAAAGGCCGGAGAGTTTTTCGGTCTGCTTGCCTCGGTACCCCCTCTGGATCGCACCACAGCGACAATGACGATAAT GATTCTGAAAGTGAGAACAAAAAGAATGCTCACGATTATTCATCTGCAAATCAGACTGCTCAAGCATTAGATCAGATGAAAGTTGAGGGTTACAGAAGGGTTAAAGCTGAGGAATCTGTTGAAATGCCTTGCATATCATCGAACGTTGAGCTGGATGGATGGGATCAAGCAGGTGTTGCTGTTACAGCCCCCAGAGCTGGAAGTACCTCTGCTCGTGTATCTTCCCTGCAATCGTTGAACCCTTCGAGTAACTTCCTTTCTCGCTTTAGTTTCATTCCTGGTAATGTAAGCTTCAGAATTAGTAGAGCAAACAGTTTAGGATCATCTAGATCTTATCCTGTGTCTTCAACAAATCTCTCAATGTTGAATAATGAAGACGAGCCTCATTTATCAGATAGGCCCGCTAGAGGCATGGGTGGTCAAGATGAAACTCAGCAAGGTAGGGACTTGCTTCCTGCATCACTAGCTAGTGAAACTCATACTCAGTGTTATGGAGATAGTCCTGCTAATTTTAGGTTAAATACACAACCTTCTGGTCTTTCTGATAACTTACAAGACAATCAGTCAGTTTCTTCTACCCATGACATGGCTGGTGCTTGCGATAATTCTAGAGTAGGGCCAGATGGAGACCTTTCCCATCCTCGAACTCTACCTGAAAATGAAAGCAGTGAGATTAGACAATCAGATAGACGGACTGGATCTAGGGAACCGGTTGACCGCAATTTTCGTTTCAGTCGGACACTTAGTGTTGGAAGACTCCGCGATAGAGTTCTTCGTAGATCATCGTTATCTGACTTCACATTTTGTCCTCCTCAACAAGAGGGAGATGAGAGAGATGCAAGTCACAGTGGCGATGACCAACATGTATGGACTGCCGAGACAAGGGCTTTGGCATCTGAAGATAATGTTATGACCTCGCCAACAACATCAGGTTTTCCAGCTTCTAGTCTATCCAGTTCCCTGTTCAGCACCCAAGATTTTGAAGTGGAAACTACCCGACCTAGAGAAGCTAGATATCATGATTTGCTGGAACATAGGTCAAATTTCCTCGAACGTAGAAGAAGAATACGGTCCCAG GTTCGTGCCCTACAGCGGCTGGGAAGTCGCTTTGAGAACCTATCTGGGCATGAGAGATCATGTATATTATCCGGTCAACATAGAACCGGGCATTGTACTTGTCGTATCAATAATCGTGACACAAATACGAACGATAACACCAGTGCTAGAGCCAGTATATCAAGAATTGTAATGTTAGCTGAAGCCTTATTTGAG GTTCTGGATGAAATTCACCAGCAATCTGTAGTTTTATCCTCCCGCCCCGCATCTTCTATTGGCTCTCTGCCTGCACCAAACGATGTTGTAGATTCTTTGCCGGTTAAATTTTATTCCAAGTTGCAAAAGCATCAAAGCGAGGAAGCTGCCCA ATGCTACATATGCCTGGTCGAGTACGAGGAAGGAGATAGCATGAGAGTGTTGCCTTGCCTTCATGAGTTTCACGCAGCATGTGTTGACAAGTGGCTGAAGGAGATCCACAG GGTATGTCCACTCTGTCGAGGGGATATATGCAGCAGATCTGATGCGTTATCAGACGACATCAAGTGA